In the genome of Oncorhynchus masou masou isolate Uvic2021 chromosome 26, UVic_Omas_1.1, whole genome shotgun sequence, one region contains:
- the LOC135514880 gene encoding phytanoyl-CoA dioxygenase, peroxisomal-like codes for MTVCASKGIQNKTYSCKMSRAADRLKVVVNHLDRPSSFVQASTSGQNVTYYQPQALRYSFDNDLLSTEQRISYEEDGFLLIKGLVSGEDIDRFRVAFERICRREVQVPGLVVMRDVSIVKSEFVPNQKAISKLQDFQEEPELFRYCSLPQILNYVECFTGPNIMAMHTMLINKPPDTGNKTSRHPMHQDLHYFPFRPADRIVCSWTAMEKIHRQNGCLVVLPGSHHGTLKEHDYPEWEGGVNKMYHGVRDHDPNHPRVHLEMEKGDTVFFHPLLIHGSGMNQTQGFRKAISCHYASADCYYIDVRGTTQENIGQEVKEIAARKYAVNDVTFEDTWAVRGRLVQGDRTNL; via the exons ATGACTGTTTGCGCATCGAAGGGaatacagaataaaacatattctTGCAAGATGTCTCGAGCGGCAGACAGACTGAAAGTGGTCGTGAATCATCTCGATCGACCATCTTCTTTTGTT CAAGCATCTACCTCTGGCCAAAACGTTACCTACTATCAACCACAAGCACTGAG GTATTCCTTTGACAATGATCTgttgagcactgagcagagaatCTCCTATGAGGAGGATGGGTTCCTCCTTATCAAGGGCCTGGTGTCTGGGGAGGACATTGACAGATTCAG ggtgGCGTTTGAGCGGATATGCCGTCGGGAGGTGCAGGTCCCGGGACTGGTGGTGATGAGGGACGTGTCCATCGTCAAGTCAGAGTTCGTCCCTAACCAGAAGGCCATCTCCAAGCTGCAGGACTTCCAAGAAGAGCCTGAGTTATTCCGCTACTGTAGCCTGCCTCAG ATCCTGAATTATGTGGAGTGTTTCACTGGTCCCAACATCATGGCCATGCACACCATGCTGATCAACAAGCCCCCAGACACAG GTAATAAGACATCTCGCCACCCCATGCACCAGGACCTGCATTATTTTCCATTCCGTCCGGCGGACCGTATTGTCTGTTCCTGGACCGCCATGGAGAAGATTCACCGCCAGAACGGCTGTCTGGTGGTCCTTCCTGGTTCTCACCACGGGACCCTCAAAGAACACGACTACCCAGAGTGGGAg GGTGGGGTCAATAAGATGTACCACGGTGTCCGTGACCATGACCCCAATCATCCCAGGGTGCACCTGGAAATGGAGAAAGGAGACACAGTGTTCTTCCACCCTCTATTGATCCATGGATCTGGAATGAACCAGACGCAGGGCTTCCGCAAG gccatcTCCTGCCACTATGCCAGTGCTGACTGCTATTACATTGACGTGAGGGGAACCACCCAGGAGAACATAGGCCAGGAGGTGAAAGAGATCGCAGCAAGGAAATACGCTGTTAATGACGTCACATTTGAG GATACCTGGGCTGTAAGGGGCCGTCTGGTGCAAGGGGATAGGACCAATCTGTGA